A single window of Rana temporaria chromosome 1, aRanTem1.1, whole genome shotgun sequence DNA harbors:
- the PXN gene encoding paxillin isoform X2 — MDDLDALLADLESTTSHISKRPVFLSEETPYSYPSGCQTYQEISVPAASESLNGTVHADSLDSWTSSSNKYSHQQNPLHNSSSLKETVLSPSAGEEEHVYSFPNKQRSAEPSPTIISTSLGSNLSELDRLLLELNAVQQGPPSSISSDDLSRNLSQPMAPPVTSVSDNFAIKIGQASKEKPKRNGARGIEDVRPSVESLLDELESSVPSPVPSITVPQGEMHNPQRVSTNQQQTRISASSATRELDELMASLSDFKTCYAVSEPISELCSSLPQTPLHTWPESVCETLAPIGPGVLLHIEEEEGSVSSPSSRKETILQSLGLETDNASKDLPACSPFSAYSLRTDIYLPSFLKKPQVKELDFVHQESTKPMNAAQPDGVTDPLLGTNRSKIIRSHEQVTVDGESDLSQLPYQQNVTPEKTEDPVRGAGIELVNDNTFLLSFGDLAGSIAPNGVFQQHTTFGVQSEEAPMEPSWAQESSQVTFPETSVQERISASRQIKSVIKRTKESPNVHPMSRDLSPRRKFGPAIYNKSPSQDRLIEELHGRFGIDKQETCKSPEDNWLTEGVIITSQPAKNVRTSEQRVEKIIIPPDSPQLMRKTLSVTTSPPGTLQTTRLVSKSTSPAQPPTPVPSSSATVTSLLSSFLPPPAPPLPPTLPPLHPPALSTLPPQPPPSWKSYSDDYQDLSRVVPLQEVPQIYYREEPPAPWVFTAAPSRTLPAPKSHISVACQTDDHPLFPPIQISPFDSTDVAVFPSRPPLNPSPDKFMAQGKSVTSSPPSSAPKPGSQLDNMLGSLQSDLNKLGVATVAKGVCGACKKPIAGQVVTAMGRTWHPEHFVCTHCQEEIGSRNFFERDGQPYCEKDYHNLFSPRCFYCNGPILDKVVTALDRTWHPEHFFCAQCGSFFGPDGFHERDGKAYCRKDYFDMFAPKCGGCTHAILENYISALNTLWHPECFVCRECFTPFVNGSFFEHDGQPYCEVHYHERRGSLCSGCQKPITGRCITAMGKKFHPEHFVCAFCLKQLNKGTFKEQNDKPYCQNCFVKLFC, encoded by the exons ATGCATTGCTTGCTGACCTGGAATCTACCACATCTCATATTTCCAAGCGGCCTGTCTTCTTATCTGAGGAGACCCCATATTCCTATCCCAGTGGGTGCCAAACCTACCAAGAGATTTCTGTTCCAGCTGCAAGCGAGTCCCTCAATGGCACAGTCCATGCAGACTCTTTGGATTCCTGGACCAGCAGCTCCAATAAATATTCACATCAGCAG AATCCCCTTCACAATTCTTCATCTCTGAAGGAGACTGTTCTGTCCCCTTCTGCTGGTGAAGAGGAGCATGTATACAG TTTTCCCAATAAGCAGCGATCTGCAGAGCCGTCTCCCACAATCATAAGCACGTCTCTGGGCAGCAATCTGTCAGAGCTGGACCGTCTACTTCTGGAATTAAATGCTGTGCAGCAAGGGCCTCCAAGTAGCATATCATCAG ATGACCTGAGCAGAAACCTCTCGCAGCCCATGGCTCCTCCTGTCACCAGTGTCTCTGACAACTTTGCCATTAAGATTGGACAAGCCTCAAAGGAAAAGCCTAAGCGAAATGGAGCACGAGGCATAGAAGATGTCCGTCCAAGTGTGGAAAGCCTTTTAGATGAACTAGAAAGCTCTGTTCCCAGTCCAGT TCCGTCAATCACTGTGCCTCAAGGAGAGATGCACAACCCTCAGAGGGTCAGCACCAACCAGCAGCAAACTCGAATCTCCGCCTCTTCTGCTACACGTGAACTGGATGAACTCATGGCCTCACTTTCTGATTTTAAG ACATGTTATGCTGTTTCTGAGCCCATTTCTGAGCTTTGTAGTAGCCTTCCACAAACTCCATTGCACACATGGCCAGAGAGTGTGTGTGAGACTCTCGCACCTATCGGTCCCGGTGTTCTCCTGCACATTGAGGAGGAGGAAGGCTCTGTTTCATCGCCCTCTTCCAGAAAAGAAACTATCCTACAAAGTCTTGGTTTAGAGACGGATAATGCCAGCAAGGATTTGCCAGCATGTAGCCCTTTCAGTGCATACAGTCTGAGAACAGACATTTATCTTCCAAGCTTTTTAAAAAAGCCTCAAGTTAAGGAGCTTGATTTTGTTCATCAAGAATCTACAAAACCAATGAATGCAGCTCAGCCTGATGGAGTTACTGATCCACTTCTTGGAACAAACAGGTCTAAAATTATAAGATCGCATGAACAAGTAACTGTTGATGGAGAAAGTGATTTATCACAACTACCATACCAACAAAATGTAACCcctgaaaaaactgaagacccagtGAGGGGTGCAGGTATTGAACTAGTGAATGACAACACTTTTTTGCTGTCTTTTGGTGATCTGGCTGGTAGCATTGCCCCCAATGGAGTTTTTCAGCAGCATACAACATTTGGGGTTCAGTCTGAAGAGGCACCCATGGAGCCTTCTTGGGCTCAGGAATCTTCCCAAGTTACATTTCCAGAGACTTCAGTACAGGAACGAATCTCAGCCTCGCGCCAG ataaagtcTGTGATCAAAAGAACAAAAGAGTCGCCTAATGTGCATCCAATGTCTCGGGACCTTTCTCCTCGGAGAAAATTTGGACCGGCTATATATAACAAGAGTCCTTCACAAGATCGACTTATTGAAGAACTACACGGGCGATTTGGTATAGACAAGCAGGAGACTTGCAAGAGTCCAGAAGATAATTGGTTGACAGAGGGAGTAATTATTACATCTCAGCCTGCTAAAAATGTGCGAACGTCAGAACAAAGGGTGGAGAAG ATAATTATACCCCCGGATTCTCCACAACTCATGAGAAAGACATTATCTGTCACTACTTCTCCACCTGGCACACTGCAGACGACCAGACTTGTGTCTAAATCTACATCGCCagctcaacctcctactccagtTCCTTCTTCCAGTGCTACTGTTACTTCATTACTCTCctcttttcttcctcctcctgcaCCTCCTTTACCCCCCACTCTCCCTCCTTTGCATCCTCCTGCACTGAGTACACTACCTCCTCAGCCACCACCTTCTTGGAAAAGCTATAGCGATGATTATCAGGATTTGTCTAGAGTAGTACCGCTGCAGGAAGTACCCCAAATTTACTATCGGGAAGAGCCTCCTGCCCCATGGGTCTTCACAGCTGCTCCCTCAAGAACCCTgcctgctcccaagtcccacatTTCTGTTGCCTGCCAGACGGATGATCATCCACTCTTTCCACCTATTCAG ATCTCTCCTTTTGATTCCACTGACGTGGCAGTCTTTCCTTCACGTCCTCCTCTGAACCCTTCTCCTGATAAG ttcatGGCTCAAGGAAAGTCTGTGACTAGCTCTCCCCCTTCCAGTGCTCCAAAGCCAGGCAGTCAGTTGGACAACATGCTGGGCAGCCTACAATCTGACCTTAACAAGCTGGGAGTAGCCACTGTGGCTAAGGGTGTTTGTGGAGCTTGCAAGAAGCCGATTGCTGGTCAG GTTGTCACAGCTATGGGAAGGACTTGGCATCCTGAACACTTTGTATGCACACACTGCCAGGAAGAAATTGGATCACGCAACTTCTTTGAGCGAGATGGTCAGCCTTACTGTGAAAAAGACTATCATAATCTATTCTCCCCACGCTGTTTCTACTGTAACGGGCCCATACTGGAT AAAGTTGTGACTGCATTAGATAGAACATGGCATCCTGAACATTTCTTCTGTGCACAGTGCGGATCATTTTTTGGCCCAGACG GCTTCCATGAGAGGGATGGTAAGGCCTATTGTCGTAAGGATTACTTTGACATGTTTGCCCCCAAATGTGGTGGATGCACCCATGCCATCTTGGAGAATTATATATCTGCTCTGAACACTTTGTGGCACCCGGAGTGCTTTGTTTGCAGG
- the PXN gene encoding paxillin isoform X1: MDDLDALLADLESTTSHISKRPVFLSEETPYSYPSGCQTYQEISVPAASESLNGTVHADSLDSWTSSSNKYSHQQNPLHNSSSLKETVLSPSAGEEEHVYSFPNKQRSAEPSPTIISTSLGSNLSELDRLLLELNAVQQGPPSSISSDDLSRNLSQPMAPPVTSVSDNFAIKIGQASKEKPKRNGARGIEDVRPSVESLLDELESSVPSPVPSITVPQGEMHNPQRVSTNQQQTRISASSATRELDELMASLSDFKTCYAVSEPISELCSSLPQTPLHTWPESVCETLAPIGPGVLLHIEEEEGSVSSPSSRKETILQSLGLETDNASKDLPACSPFSAYSLRTDIYLPSFLKKPQVKELDFVHQESTKPMNAAQPDGVTDPLLGTNRSKIIRSHEQVTVDGESDLSQLPYQQNVTPEKTEDPVRGAGIELVNDNTFLLSFGDLAGSIAPNGVFQQHTTFGVQSEEAPMEPSWAQESSQVTFPETSVQERISASRQIKSVIKRTKESPNVHPMSRDLSPRRKFGPAIYNKSPSQDRLIEELHGRFGIDKQETCKSPEDNWLTEGVIITSQPAKNVRTSEQRVEKIIIPPDSPQLMRKTLSVTTSPPGTLQTTRLVSKSTSPAQPPTPVPSSSATVTSLLSSFLPPPAPPLPPTLPPLHPPALSTLPPQPPPSWKSYSDDYQDLSRVVPLQEVPQIYYREEPPAPWVFTAAPSRTLPAPKSHISVACQTDDHPLFPPIQISPFDSTDVAVFPSRPPLNPSPDKPLVPFLPPSPSWASQEDEDFINGYDYRNPSSMSLTANETSLFMAQGKSVTSSPPSSAPKPGSQLDNMLGSLQSDLNKLGVATVAKGVCGACKKPIAGQVVTAMGRTWHPEHFVCTHCQEEIGSRNFFERDGQPYCEKDYHNLFSPRCFYCNGPILDKVVTALDRTWHPEHFFCAQCGSFFGPDGFHERDGKAYCRKDYFDMFAPKCGGCTHAILENYISALNTLWHPECFVCRECFTPFVNGSFFEHDGQPYCEVHYHERRGSLCSGCQKPITGRCITAMGKKFHPEHFVCAFCLKQLNKGTFKEQNDKPYCQNCFVKLFC, from the exons ATGCATTGCTTGCTGACCTGGAATCTACCACATCTCATATTTCCAAGCGGCCTGTCTTCTTATCTGAGGAGACCCCATATTCCTATCCCAGTGGGTGCCAAACCTACCAAGAGATTTCTGTTCCAGCTGCAAGCGAGTCCCTCAATGGCACAGTCCATGCAGACTCTTTGGATTCCTGGACCAGCAGCTCCAATAAATATTCACATCAGCAG AATCCCCTTCACAATTCTTCATCTCTGAAGGAGACTGTTCTGTCCCCTTCTGCTGGTGAAGAGGAGCATGTATACAG TTTTCCCAATAAGCAGCGATCTGCAGAGCCGTCTCCCACAATCATAAGCACGTCTCTGGGCAGCAATCTGTCAGAGCTGGACCGTCTACTTCTGGAATTAAATGCTGTGCAGCAAGGGCCTCCAAGTAGCATATCATCAG ATGACCTGAGCAGAAACCTCTCGCAGCCCATGGCTCCTCCTGTCACCAGTGTCTCTGACAACTTTGCCATTAAGATTGGACAAGCCTCAAAGGAAAAGCCTAAGCGAAATGGAGCACGAGGCATAGAAGATGTCCGTCCAAGTGTGGAAAGCCTTTTAGATGAACTAGAAAGCTCTGTTCCCAGTCCAGT TCCGTCAATCACTGTGCCTCAAGGAGAGATGCACAACCCTCAGAGGGTCAGCACCAACCAGCAGCAAACTCGAATCTCCGCCTCTTCTGCTACACGTGAACTGGATGAACTCATGGCCTCACTTTCTGATTTTAAG ACATGTTATGCTGTTTCTGAGCCCATTTCTGAGCTTTGTAGTAGCCTTCCACAAACTCCATTGCACACATGGCCAGAGAGTGTGTGTGAGACTCTCGCACCTATCGGTCCCGGTGTTCTCCTGCACATTGAGGAGGAGGAAGGCTCTGTTTCATCGCCCTCTTCCAGAAAAGAAACTATCCTACAAAGTCTTGGTTTAGAGACGGATAATGCCAGCAAGGATTTGCCAGCATGTAGCCCTTTCAGTGCATACAGTCTGAGAACAGACATTTATCTTCCAAGCTTTTTAAAAAAGCCTCAAGTTAAGGAGCTTGATTTTGTTCATCAAGAATCTACAAAACCAATGAATGCAGCTCAGCCTGATGGAGTTACTGATCCACTTCTTGGAACAAACAGGTCTAAAATTATAAGATCGCATGAACAAGTAACTGTTGATGGAGAAAGTGATTTATCACAACTACCATACCAACAAAATGTAACCcctgaaaaaactgaagacccagtGAGGGGTGCAGGTATTGAACTAGTGAATGACAACACTTTTTTGCTGTCTTTTGGTGATCTGGCTGGTAGCATTGCCCCCAATGGAGTTTTTCAGCAGCATACAACATTTGGGGTTCAGTCTGAAGAGGCACCCATGGAGCCTTCTTGGGCTCAGGAATCTTCCCAAGTTACATTTCCAGAGACTTCAGTACAGGAACGAATCTCAGCCTCGCGCCAG ataaagtcTGTGATCAAAAGAACAAAAGAGTCGCCTAATGTGCATCCAATGTCTCGGGACCTTTCTCCTCGGAGAAAATTTGGACCGGCTATATATAACAAGAGTCCTTCACAAGATCGACTTATTGAAGAACTACACGGGCGATTTGGTATAGACAAGCAGGAGACTTGCAAGAGTCCAGAAGATAATTGGTTGACAGAGGGAGTAATTATTACATCTCAGCCTGCTAAAAATGTGCGAACGTCAGAACAAAGGGTGGAGAAG ATAATTATACCCCCGGATTCTCCACAACTCATGAGAAAGACATTATCTGTCACTACTTCTCCACCTGGCACACTGCAGACGACCAGACTTGTGTCTAAATCTACATCGCCagctcaacctcctactccagtTCCTTCTTCCAGTGCTACTGTTACTTCATTACTCTCctcttttcttcctcctcctgcaCCTCCTTTACCCCCCACTCTCCCTCCTTTGCATCCTCCTGCACTGAGTACACTACCTCCTCAGCCACCACCTTCTTGGAAAAGCTATAGCGATGATTATCAGGATTTGTCTAGAGTAGTACCGCTGCAGGAAGTACCCCAAATTTACTATCGGGAAGAGCCTCCTGCCCCATGGGTCTTCACAGCTGCTCCCTCAAGAACCCTgcctgctcccaagtcccacatTTCTGTTGCCTGCCAGACGGATGATCATCCACTCTTTCCACCTATTCAG ATCTCTCCTTTTGATTCCACTGACGTGGCAGTCTTTCCTTCACGTCCTCCTCTGAACCCTTCTCCTGATAAG CCATTGGTTCCTTTCCTTCCACCTTCCCCTTCATGGGCTTCACAGGAAGATGAGGATTTCATAAATGGTTATGACTATCGTAATCCTTCCTCTATGTCCCTTACTGCTAATGAAACATCTTTG ttcatGGCTCAAGGAAAGTCTGTGACTAGCTCTCCCCCTTCCAGTGCTCCAAAGCCAGGCAGTCAGTTGGACAACATGCTGGGCAGCCTACAATCTGACCTTAACAAGCTGGGAGTAGCCACTGTGGCTAAGGGTGTTTGTGGAGCTTGCAAGAAGCCGATTGCTGGTCAG GTTGTCACAGCTATGGGAAGGACTTGGCATCCTGAACACTTTGTATGCACACACTGCCAGGAAGAAATTGGATCACGCAACTTCTTTGAGCGAGATGGTCAGCCTTACTGTGAAAAAGACTATCATAATCTATTCTCCCCACGCTGTTTCTACTGTAACGGGCCCATACTGGAT AAAGTTGTGACTGCATTAGATAGAACATGGCATCCTGAACATTTCTTCTGTGCACAGTGCGGATCATTTTTTGGCCCAGACG GCTTCCATGAGAGGGATGGTAAGGCCTATTGTCGTAAGGATTACTTTGACATGTTTGCCCCCAAATGTGGTGGATGCACCCATGCCATCTTGGAGAATTATATATCTGCTCTGAACACTTTGTGGCACCCGGAGTGCTTTGTTTGCAGG